A genomic segment from Neisseria perflava encodes:
- the aroA gene encoding 3-phosphoshikimate 1-carboxyvinyltransferase → MTESIRLPASTLKPSTVALPGSKSISNRTLLLAALSDNVCEIHSLLKSDDTDRMLEALDKLGVQIESLPEGRLKVHGTGGRFPNQTADLFLGNAGTAFRPLTAALAVLGGDYHLHGVPRMHERPIGDLVDALRIAGADVQYLGNENYPPLQIGKRQDNGERVIPIKGNVSSQFLTALLMALPLTGQAFEIHMVGELISKPYIDITLKLMAQFGVDIINEDYRVFKIPAGAKYHAPEHLYVEGDASSASYFLGAGLIAGTPIRVTGIGAHSIQGDVAFARELEKIGADVIWGENFVEISRPAERKIQAFDLDANHIPDAAMTLAIVALATKQPCTLRNIGSWRVKETDRIAAMATELRKLGAEVVEEAEAIHITPPETLTPNAVIDTYDDHRMAMCFSLASLLGVPVIINDPKCTHKTFPEYFQVFASLTN, encoded by the coding sequence ATGACCGAATCCATCCGCCTGCCCGCTTCTACACTCAAGCCTTCGACCGTTGCCCTGCCCGGTTCCAAAAGCATCAGCAACCGCACGCTACTCTTGGCGGCACTCTCCGACAACGTTTGCGAAATCCATTCTTTGCTCAAATCCGACGATACCGACCGAATGCTTGAAGCACTCGATAAACTCGGTGTTCAAATTGAATCTTTACCTGAAGGCCGTCTGAAAGTTCATGGCACCGGCGGCCGCTTTCCCAACCAAACCGCCGATTTGTTTTTAGGCAACGCCGGTACGGCATTCCGTCCTTTGACTGCCGCGCTTGCCGTTTTGGGTGGCGACTATCATCTGCATGGCGTACCGCGTATGCACGAACGCCCCATCGGCGATTTGGTGGATGCGCTGCGGATTGCAGGCGCGGACGTACAATATCTGGGCAATGAAAACTATCCGCCTCTTCAGATCGGCAAACGCCAAGACAACGGCGAGCGCGTTATTCCGATTAAAGGCAATGTTTCCAGCCAATTCCTGACCGCCCTGCTGATGGCTTTGCCCTTGACCGGACAAGCATTTGAAATCCACATGGTAGGCGAATTGATTTCCAAACCTTATATCGACATCACGCTCAAGCTGATGGCGCAGTTCGGTGTGGACATCATCAATGAAGACTACCGTGTATTTAAAATCCCGGCTGGTGCCAAATATCATGCGCCCGAGCATTTATATGTAGAAGGCGATGCCTCCAGCGCGTCTTATTTCTTGGGCGCAGGCCTGATTGCGGGTACACCCATCCGCGTAACCGGCATCGGCGCACACAGCATCCAAGGCGACGTTGCCTTTGCGCGTGAATTGGAGAAAATCGGCGCAGATGTCATTTGGGGCGAAAATTTTGTAGAAATTTCCCGTCCTGCCGAGCGCAAGATTCAGGCTTTTGATTTGGATGCCAACCATATTCCAGACGCGGCCATGACTCTGGCCATTGTTGCGCTGGCCACTAAGCAACCCTGCACCCTGCGCAATATCGGCTCATGGCGCGTCAAAGAAACCGACCGCATCGCCGCTATGGCAACCGAACTGCGCAAACTGGGTGCAGAAGTCGTTGAAGAAGCCGAAGCCATCCATATTACGCCGCCCGAAACACTTACCCCCAATGCCGTCATTGATACTTACGACGACCACCGCATGGCCATGTGTTTCTCGCTGGCTTCGCTTTTGGGCGTCCCCGTCATCATCAACGACCCGAAATGTACGCATAAAACTTTCCCCGAGTATTTCCAAGTTTTTGCATCATTAACCAACTGA
- the cysG gene encoding siroheme synthase CysG: MRHYPLFADLRDRPVLLAGAGKVAERKAESLLSAGARVRVVAETLNPQFQQWVTEGKIVWLGGLFEEAMLDEVYFVIAATDDDGFNRRVFEAAERRAKLSNTVDTADLCSFIVPAVVDRGPLKIAISSGGTAPVLARKWRQIIETLIPLHTGTMARIAGKWREKVKQTIHHVERRRYFWEKLFDSRFSIFAAQNNIEAAERELITQLNRETPFGGEVVLVGAGPGDPGLLTIHALQAIQAADTVFYDALVSDDILAMVRKDAVKISVGKRAGAHHVQQEETNRLLVEHAQKGERVVRLKGGDPFVFGRGGEEVQTLHQAGIAYRIVPGITAALGATAYAGIPLTHRDCAQSALFVTGHSKHEGNQPDWQTLALSRQTLVIYMGTLKAAEIAEKLMAYGRQPSTPVAVISNGTLPNQTVRTGRLKDLGLLAAEAERPALMVIGEVVALRDEMKWFGEFVECYEEAA; the protein is encoded by the coding sequence ATGAGACATTATCCTTTGTTTGCCGATTTGAGAGACCGCCCAGTTTTACTGGCAGGTGCGGGTAAGGTTGCCGAACGCAAGGCGGAAAGCCTGTTGTCTGCCGGAGCGCGCGTACGCGTTGTTGCGGAAACTCTGAATCCGCAGTTTCAGCAATGGGTGACTGAAGGGAAAATAGTTTGGCTGGGCGGCTTGTTTGAAGAAGCTATGCTGGACGAGGTGTATTTCGTTATTGCGGCGACGGATGATGATGGGTTTAACCGCCGTGTTTTTGAAGCGGCGGAACGACGGGCAAAATTGAGCAATACGGTGGATACGGCAGATTTGTGTTCGTTTATCGTGCCTGCCGTGGTGGATAGGGGGCCATTGAAGATAGCCATATCCAGCGGCGGTACTGCGCCTGTATTGGCGCGTAAATGGCGGCAGATTATTGAAACATTGATTCCGTTGCATACGGGCACGATGGCGCGTATTGCCGGTAAATGGCGTGAGAAGGTGAAACAGACGATTCATCATGTCGAACGCCGCCGTTATTTTTGGGAAAAGTTGTTCGACAGCCGTTTTAGTATTTTTGCGGCTCAAAACAATATCGAAGCGGCAGAACGTGAATTGATCACGCAGTTGAATCGGGAAACGCCGTTTGGCGGCGAAGTGGTTTTGGTGGGCGCAGGGCCGGGTGATCCGGGCTTGCTGACTATACATGCTTTGCAGGCGATACAGGCTGCGGATACGGTGTTTTACGATGCTTTGGTATCGGATGATATTTTGGCGATGGTACGTAAAGATGCAGTGAAAATCAGCGTGGGCAAACGCGCCGGTGCGCACCATGTCCAGCAGGAAGAAACCAATCGTCTGTTGGTTGAACACGCTCAAAAAGGCGAGCGTGTGGTAAGGTTGAAAGGCGGCGATCCTTTTGTGTTCGGACGTGGTGGGGAGGAAGTGCAAACCCTGCATCAAGCTGGAATCGCTTACCGCATTGTGCCGGGTATTACTGCTGCACTTGGAGCTACTGCTTATGCCGGTATTCCGTTAACCCATCGCGATTGCGCCCAAAGTGCTTTATTTGTAACTGGCCACAGCAAACACGAGGGCAATCAGCCTGATTGGCAGACTTTGGCTTTAAGCCGTCAAACGCTGGTAATCTATATGGGCACGCTTAAAGCGGCTGAGATTGCGGAAAAACTAATGGCTTATGGCAGGCAGCCTTCTACGCCCGTTGCCGTGATTTCTAATGGCACTTTACCTAATCAAACCGTGCGGACAGGCCGTCTGAAAGATTTGGGCTTGCTGGCTGCCGAAGCAGAGCGTCCGGCTTTAATGGTGATTGGTGAAGTGGTTGCCCTGCGCGATGAGATGAAATGGTTTGGAGAATTTGTCGAATGCTATGAAGAAGCGGCGTAA
- a CDS encoding CoA pyrophosphatase, protein MNTDHLIHFLTQASHFSSRMQAERNQLVTPKTVKKAAVLVGIVLHEGAWQILLTKRAETLRQHTGQIAFAGGRKDAQDDSLTATALREAYEETAIPIAAWQTFAPLPFYDTPSGYRVTPVPAICTQPINPKANPDEVAEIFYLPLDFALNLQNYTFRQLHHNNQTLALPALPFRHYDIWGLTAIILYGLAERYQQYCQAFK, encoded by the coding sequence ATGAATACCGACCACCTTATCCATTTCCTAACTCAAGCTTCACACTTCAGCAGCCGTATGCAAGCAGAGCGCAATCAATTAGTTACCCCAAAAACGGTCAAAAAAGCAGCCGTTTTGGTCGGCATTGTCTTGCATGAAGGAGCGTGGCAAATTTTACTGACCAAAAGGGCCGAGACCTTAAGGCAGCACACCGGACAAATCGCCTTTGCCGGCGGCCGCAAAGATGCCCAAGATGACAGTCTAACGGCAACGGCGTTAAGAGAAGCTTATGAAGAAACCGCCATTCCGATTGCCGCATGGCAGACTTTTGCGCCGCTACCCTTTTATGACACGCCTTCCGGCTACCGTGTTACGCCTGTTCCGGCAATTTGCACCCAGCCCATCAACCCAAAAGCAAATCCCGATGAAGTAGCAGAAATTTTTTATCTGCCTTTGGACTTCGCCTTAAACCTGCAAAACTACACATTCCGCCAGCTTCATCACAACAATCAAACCCTCGCCCTCCCCGCCCTACCTTTTCGGCACTACGACATCTGGGGGCTGACAGCAATCATCCTATATGGACTGGCAGAACGTTATCAGCAATATTGCCAAGCTTTTAAATAA